A window of Trueperaceae bacterium genomic DNA:
CTCGCGCTGGTACAGGTCCTGGAGCGTGAGGTCCTCGCCGTGGACGGGCTCGGTGAGGACGAGGTCGGCGTGCGCGCCCACGGTCTGCAGGTACGCGGCCCGCGCGCTCTCCTGCAGCTCGGGGTAGCCCTCGAAGCCGATCTTCTGGGCGAACCTCACGATCGTGGAGCGGTGGACGCCCACCTCGTCGGCGAGCTGGCTGCTGGACGCGTACCCCCACCTGTCGAGGTGCTCGACCATGTGCGCGGCGAGCCGCTGCTCCTGGGCCGTCAGCGACTGCGCCGCGGCCTCGAGCCGCGCGAACAGCTCGCCGCTCGCCGTGGCCGCGGCGCGCCCGCCCGTGACGCTCATCCCTCCGAGACTACAGGAACCTCGATGCCGAGCAGCGGGGCGTACTGCTGCGCGCCGAAGATGTCGCTGTCACCGGGGCTGCCGCTGGGGCGGGACCGCAGGATCGTGAACTTGATGGCGTAGGCGGGGTCGAAGGTCACGAAGTCCGTGATGCGCCCCTCGCTGATGCCGAAGAGCCTGGCGACCGACTCGCGGCTCAGGACTCCGGAGCGCTTGACCAGCTCGTAGTCCTCGCGCTCCCGGAAGATCACGTCGAAGGTGATGCGGTCCACGCCGGCGTTCTTGCTGCGGATCGTCTTGGCGAGGTCGGCCAGGCGCCTCGTCGCCGCGCGCGGGCCGGGGGCGGGGGCGTCCGCGGCGTCTCCGGTCACGGCGCCACCTGGGCGGGACGG
This region includes:
- a CDS encoding DUF4387 domain-containing protein, whose product is MTGDAADAPAPGPRAATRRLADLAKTIRSKNAGVDRITFDVIFREREDYELVKRSGVLSRESVARLFGISEGRITDFVTFDPAYAIKFTILRSRPSGSPGDSDIFGAQQYAPLLGIEVPVVSEG